One Nonomuraea angiospora DNA segment encodes these proteins:
- a CDS encoding AAA family ATPase, giving the protein MRPHRLSLTAFGSFPGTETVDFDALAEAGLFLIQGPTGAGKTTILDALCFGLYGQVPDPQRNDARSLRCDHAPPSAGPSVTLEVTIRGRLLRIQRSPSWQRPKLRGTGFTEEKPKVVVSEWRGSEWQGLTTRLDEAGDLIGGLLGMNAAQFCQVAMLPQGNFAKFLRAEGEERRKLLERLFSVKVFTQAESWLAEHRKLAFREAQELRQEVDFAVQRVEEAAGDDLDGAFEPSDFEDDPLRWAGALLDAARAVVGRAGEEHEAAGQAARSARLRFEQAAALADRQRRHAEALTMRRTLDERADERADLQAILDDAARADRVLPLITAVRQRSEAAAKARALAADALARARPLLARQAADATDRAASGGSSTAGPRPDGRSAGEPSAAELAALERERQAEIARLSELLTEEARLSVVRRDLLRVEEELAGLVGAGEAVSARLAALPALIEQAEGRLAEARVDAARIPAAQAVRDAAAHLIEIDDELARLAAELDALAQREAEVSAAEAELPERIADAAAALAEVQAQAAAIPVASAGLDAARAALEATHRREALAAELEAAAAAHQALVDHAQALRERWLDLRQARIDGMAAELARDLSAGRPCAVCGSDHHPDPASPAPSAPSADDEHEAESAHEAALAQRESAERALASLESRHADAVEATGGLDVETAEAQVLGAEQELARLQAVADREPGLAAALERVEIERERVRDQAREIAETLAGHRAHHAHLESERTRLLQTTLPTADQDPESARADGPAVLARVERELRRLRASAEREPALAREAAALGRERLELEEERRRVEARLASYRTRHEELSGDAGRLGARLDAARGDDPTLTARLSRLHDEAGLLREALEATRAAVAAVDELARARRAAEEAAAEAGFADVPEAEAAFRSPAERERRAEALRRLDDEHAAVTSVLADPELVAAAAAPAPDLASIGSERDRLEEARTRLSSARDRAVARAERLAQLHGELSDRIERWRPAAERHRLAERMAALASGTSGDNQWSMSLSSYVLGERLRQVVDAANERLDHMSAGRYLLRHDLRKTAGSRGRSGGGLGLRVADGWTGVDRDPATLSGGESFITSLALALGLADVVTAEAGGTELGTLFVDEGFGTLDEDTLDGVLDILDGLRDGGRAVGIVSHVAELRSRITAQLKVTKTRAGSTVSLAGVG; this is encoded by the coding sequence ATGCGGCCGCACCGGCTCTCGCTGACGGCGTTCGGGTCGTTCCCGGGCACCGAGACGGTCGACTTCGACGCCCTGGCCGAGGCGGGCCTGTTCCTGATCCAGGGGCCCACGGGGGCGGGCAAGACGACCATCCTCGACGCGCTCTGCTTCGGCCTCTACGGTCAGGTGCCCGACCCGCAGCGCAACGACGCCCGCAGCCTCCGCTGCGACCACGCCCCGCCCTCGGCCGGGCCCTCGGTCACGCTGGAGGTGACCATCCGCGGGCGGTTACTCCGCATCCAGCGCTCGCCGTCCTGGCAGCGGCCCAAGCTGCGCGGTACGGGGTTCACCGAGGAGAAGCCCAAGGTCGTCGTCTCCGAGTGGCGCGGGTCGGAGTGGCAGGGCCTGACCACCCGGCTGGACGAGGCGGGCGACCTCATCGGCGGGCTGCTGGGCATGAACGCCGCCCAGTTCTGCCAGGTGGCGATGTTGCCCCAGGGCAATTTCGCCAAGTTCCTGCGGGCCGAGGGGGAGGAGCGGCGCAAGCTGCTGGAGCGGCTGTTCTCGGTCAAGGTCTTCACCCAGGCGGAGTCGTGGCTGGCCGAGCACCGCAAGCTGGCCTTCCGGGAGGCACAGGAGCTCCGGCAGGAGGTCGACTTCGCCGTCCAGCGGGTCGAGGAGGCGGCGGGCGACGACCTGGACGGGGCCTTCGAGCCCTCGGACTTCGAGGACGACCCCCTGAGGTGGGCGGGGGCGCTGCTCGACGCCGCGCGGGCCGTCGTGGGCCGGGCGGGCGAGGAGCACGAGGCGGCCGGGCAGGCCGCGCGGTCGGCGCGGCTGCGGTTCGAGCAGGCCGCGGCGCTGGCCGACCGGCAGCGCCGGCACGCCGAGGCGCTCACGATGCGCCGCACCCTTGACGAGCGGGCGGACGAACGGGCCGACCTGCAGGCCATCCTCGACGACGCGGCCAGGGCCGATCGCGTGCTGCCGCTCATCACGGCGGTCAGGCAGCGTTCGGAGGCCGCCGCCAAGGCACGCGCCCTGGCCGCCGACGCCCTCGCCCGGGCCCGCCCCCTCCTCGCCCGGCAGGCGGCAGACGCGACGGACCGTGCGGCTTCGGGTGGCTCGTCTACGGCCGGGCCCAGGCCGGACGGGCGTTCGGCGGGTGAGCCGTCGGCGGCCGAGCTGGCCGCGCTGGAGCGGGAGCGGCAGGCCGAGATCGCGCGGCTGTCGGAGCTGCTCACCGAGGAGGCCCGGCTGTCGGTGGTCCGGCGTGACCTGCTGCGCGTGGAGGAGGAGCTGGCCGGGCTGGTCGGCGCCGGCGAGGCCGTCAGCGCGCGGCTGGCCGCCCTGCCCGCCCTCATCGAGCAGGCCGAGGGCAGGCTGGCCGAGGCGCGCGTGGACGCCGCCAGGATCCCGGCCGCGCAGGCCGTACGCGACGCCGCCGCCCACCTGATCGAGATCGACGACGAGCTGGCCAGGCTGGCCGCGGAGCTCGACGCGCTGGCGCAGCGCGAGGCCGAGGTGTCCGCCGCCGAGGCGGAGCTGCCCGAGCGGATCGCCGACGCCGCCGCGGCCCTCGCCGAGGTGCAGGCGCAGGCGGCGGCCATCCCCGTGGCGTCGGCGGGCCTCGACGCCGCCAGGGCCGCGCTGGAGGCCACCCACCGCCGCGAAGCCCTGGCCGCGGAGCTGGAGGCGGCCGCCGCCGCCCACCAGGCGCTCGTGGACCACGCCCAGGCGCTCCGTGAACGCTGGCTCGACCTGCGCCAGGCCCGCATCGACGGCATGGCGGCCGAGCTGGCCCGCGACCTGTCCGCCGGCCGGCCCTGCGCGGTCTGCGGCTCCGACCACCACCCCGATCCCGCCTCCCCGGCCCCCAGCGCGCCCTCGGCCGACGACGAGCACGAGGCCGAGAGCGCCCACGAGGCCGCCCTGGCCCAGCGCGAGTCCGCCGAACGCGCCCTGGCCTCCCTCGAGTCCCGGCACGCCGACGCGGTCGAGGCCACCGGAGGGCTGGACGTCGAGACGGCCGAGGCGCAGGTGCTGGGGGCGGAGCAGGAGCTGGCCCGCCTCCAGGCGGTGGCCGATCGCGAGCCCGGCCTGGCCGCGGCGCTCGAACGCGTCGAGATCGAGCGCGAACGGGTCAGGGACCAGGCGAGGGAGATCGCCGAGACCCTCGCCGGCCACCGCGCCCACCACGCCCACTTGGAGTCCGAACGCACCCGCCTCCTCCAGACGACCCTGCCCACCGCAGACCAGGACCCGGAGTCCGCACGCGCGGACGGGCCGGCGGTGCTGGCGCGGGTCGAGCGGGAGCTGCGCAGGCTGCGGGCGTCGGCGGAGCGGGAGCCGGCGCTGGCGCGGGAGGCGGCGGCGCTCGGCCGGGAGCGCCTGGAGCTGGAGGAGGAGCGGCGCCGGGTCGAGGCGCGGCTGGCGTCGTACCGCACCCGCCATGAGGAGCTGAGCGGGGACGCCGGGCGGCTCGGCGCCCGGCTGGACGCGGCGCGGGGCGACGATCCCACCCTGACCGCGCGCCTGTCGCGGCTGCACGACGAGGCCGGGCTGCTGCGGGAGGCCCTGGAGGCCACCCGGGCGGCGGTGGCGGCCGTCGACGAGCTGGCCAGGGCCCGGCGGGCCGCGGAGGAGGCGGCGGCCGAGGCGGGGTTCGCGGACGTGCCGGAGGCGGAGGCGGCGTTCCGGAGTCCCGCGGAGCGGGAGCGGCGGGCGGAGGCGCTGCGGCGGCTGGACGACGAGCACGCCGCCGTCACGAGCGTCCTGGCCGACCCCGAGCTGGTCGCGGCCGCCGCGGCGCCCGCGCCCGACCTGGCCTCGATCGGGAGCGAGCGCGACCGGCTGGAGGAGGCGCGCACGAGGCTGTCGAGCGCCCGCGACCGGGCCGTGGCCAGGGCGGAGCGGCTGGCCCAGCTGCACGGCGAGCTGTCCGATCGCATCGAGCGCTGGCGGCCGGCGGCCGAGCGGCACCGGCTGGCCGAGCGCATGGCGGCGCTGGCCAGCGGCACGTCCGGCGACAACCAGTGGAGCATGAGCCTGTCGTCGTACGTGCTGGGGGAGCGGCTGCGGCAGGTGGTGGACGCCGCGAACGAACGGCTCGACCACATGTCGGCGGGCCGCTACCTGCTGCGCCACGACCTGCGCAAGACGGCCGGGTCCCGGGGGCGCTCCGGGGGCGGGCTGGGGCTGCGGGTCGCCGACGGGTGGACCGGAGTCGACCGCGACCCGGCCACGCTGTCCGGCGGCGAGAGTTTCATCACGTCACTGGCGCTGGCGCTGGGCCTCGCGGACGTCGTCACGGCCGAGGCCGGGGGCACCGAGCTGGGCACGCTCTTCGTGGACGAGGGCTTCGGCACCCTGGACGAGGACACCCTCGACGGCGTGCTCGACATCCTCGACGGGCTGCGCGACGGCGGGCGGGCCGTGGGCATCGTCAGCCACGTCGCCGAACTGCGGTCGAGGATCACGGCCCAGCTCAAGGTCACCAAGACCCGCGCCGGGTCCACCGTGTCGCTGGCGGGGGTGGGCTGA
- a CDS encoding exonuclease SbcCD subunit D → MRILHTSDWHLGRSFHRESLLSAQEAFVDHLVETVRAEQVDVVAVAGDVYDRALPPVDAVALLDSALGRLRGAGARVVLISGNHDSALRLRFGSGLFEAAGVHVRTSPDLSWEPVLIDDVAFYGIPYLEPELVRHAWELPDRSHTAAITYAMDRIRADAARHRASVVLSHCFVVGGQASDSERDISVGGVAHVPLSAFDGVSYVALGHLHGRQRMSETVRYSGSPLAYSFSEVGHVKGSWLVTLGSGADFVPAPVPRPVGRLRGDLEELLTSARHTPYEDHWLHVTLTDAVRPKSAMDRLRARFPHTLALSFDPVGAAPAAQPVRLSGRPEAEVALDFVREVRGEPAARDEEDLLRQAIEASRVKETMA, encoded by the coding sequence ATGCGGATCCTGCACACCTCGGACTGGCACCTGGGGCGCTCGTTCCATCGCGAGAGCCTGCTCTCGGCGCAGGAGGCGTTCGTCGATCACCTGGTGGAGACCGTCCGGGCGGAGCAGGTCGACGTGGTGGCGGTCGCGGGCGACGTCTACGACCGCGCGCTGCCGCCGGTCGACGCGGTCGCGCTGCTGGACTCGGCGCTCGGGCGGCTGCGCGGGGCGGGGGCGCGGGTGGTGCTGATCAGCGGCAACCACGACTCGGCGCTGCGGTTGCGCTTCGGCTCGGGCCTCTTCGAGGCCGCCGGGGTGCACGTGCGCACCTCGCCCGACCTCTCCTGGGAGCCGGTGCTGATCGACGACGTGGCCTTCTACGGCATCCCCTACCTGGAGCCCGAGCTGGTCCGCCACGCCTGGGAGCTGCCCGACCGCAGCCACACGGCCGCCATCACGTACGCGATGGACCGCATCCGAGCCGACGCCGCCCGCCACCGCGCCTCGGTGGTGCTGTCACACTGCTTCGTCGTCGGGGGCCAGGCCAGCGACAGCGAGCGCGACATCAGCGTGGGCGGGGTGGCCCACGTCCCGCTGTCGGCCTTCGACGGGGTGTCCTATGTCGCGCTGGGCCACCTCCACGGGCGGCAGCGCATGTCGGAGACGGTGCGTTACTCGGGGTCGCCGCTGGCGTACTCGTTCTCGGAGGTCGGTCACGTCAAGGGCTCGTGGCTGGTCACGCTCGGCTCGGGGGCCGACTTCGTGCCTGCGCCGGTGCCGCGGCCCGTGGGGCGGCTGCGGGGCGACCTGGAGGAGCTGCTGACCTCTGCCCGGCACACCCCGTACGAGGACCACTGGCTGCACGTCACCCTCACCGACGCCGTCCGCCCCAAATCGGCCATGGACCGGCTCCGCGCCCGCTTCCCCCACACCCTCGCCCTCTCCTTCGACCCGGTCGGCGCCGCGCCCGCCGCCCAGCCCGTACGGCTGAGCGGGCGGCCGGAGGCCGAGGTGGCCCTCGATTTCGTCAGGGAAGTGCGCGGCGAGCCTGCCGCACGTGACGAGGAAGACCTGCTAAGACAGGCCATCGAGGCGTCGAGGGTGAAGGAGACGATGGCGTAG